A part of Streptomyces sp. NBC_00557 genomic DNA contains:
- a CDS encoding TetR/AcrR family transcriptional regulator, with the protein MGRRYDPERRQRIIDAALRVAARDGIAGLSHRTVAAEADVPLGSTTYHFATLDDLLVAALCQANEGFARVLDASGVLADGDGDLAAGLARVLGEWLGRDRPGVELEYELYLAALRRPALRPVAAQWAQETADRLAARVDEVTARALVALMDGICLEVLLTGGSYDEERAREVLARLIP; encoded by the coding sequence ATGGGGCGGCGCTACGACCCCGAGCGGCGGCAGCGGATCATCGACGCGGCCCTGCGGGTGGCCGCCCGCGACGGCATCGCCGGGCTCAGCCACCGTACGGTCGCCGCCGAGGCGGACGTCCCGCTCGGCTCCACCACCTACCACTTCGCCACCCTGGACGACCTGCTGGTGGCCGCCCTGTGCCAGGCCAACGAGGGGTTCGCACGGGTGCTCGACGCCAGCGGCGTCCTCGCGGACGGCGACGGCGACCTCGCGGCCGGTCTCGCCCGGGTCCTCGGCGAGTGGCTGGGCCGCGACCGGCCGGGCGTGGAGCTGGAGTACGAGCTGTACCTCGCGGCCCTGCGCCGCCCGGCCCTGCGCCCGGTCGCCGCCCAGTGGGCGCAGGAGACGGCGGACCGGCTGGCCGCGCGGGTGGACGAGGTGACGGCGCGGGCGCTGGTGGCCCTGATGGACGGGATCTGCCTCGAAGTGCTGCTCACCGGCGGTTCGTACGACGAGGAGCGCGCGCGTGAGGTGCTGGCTCGGCTGATCCCCTGA
- the dapD gene encoding 2,3,4,5-tetrahydropyridine-2,6-dicarboxylate N-succinyltransferase, whose amino-acid sequence MTESATRTTGAVAAGLATIASDGTVLDTWFPAPELVEQPGPAGTERLTAEQAAELLGGGATAATGPDARRGVEVVAVRTVIASLDEKPIDAHDVYLRLHLLSHRLVKPHGQSLDGIFGHLANVAWTSLGPVAVDDIEKVRLNARAEGLHLQVTSIDKFPRMTDYVVPKGVRIADADRVRLGAHLAQGTTVMHEGFVNFNAGTLGTSMVEGRISAGVVVGNGSDIGGGASTMGTLSGGGNVIISIGERCLIGAEAGVGIALGDECVVEAGLYVTAGTRVTMPDGQIVKARELNGASNILFRRNSVTGAVEARPNNAVWGGLNDILHSHN is encoded by the coding sequence ATGACCGAGTCTGCTACCCGCACCACCGGCGCCGTCGCCGCCGGCCTCGCCACGATCGCCTCCGACGGCACCGTTCTCGACACCTGGTTCCCGGCCCCCGAGCTGGTCGAGCAGCCGGGCCCGGCCGGCACCGAGCGGCTCACCGCCGAGCAGGCGGCCGAGCTGCTGGGCGGCGGCGCAACCGCGGCGACCGGCCCGGACGCCCGCCGGGGCGTCGAGGTGGTCGCCGTCCGCACGGTCATCGCCTCGCTGGACGAGAAGCCGATCGACGCCCACGACGTCTACCTGCGCCTGCACCTGCTCTCGCACCGCCTGGTCAAGCCGCACGGCCAGAGCCTGGACGGCATATTCGGCCACCTCGCCAACGTCGCCTGGACCTCGCTCGGCCCGGTCGCGGTGGACGACATCGAGAAGGTGCGGCTGAACGCCCGCGCCGAGGGCCTGCACCTGCAGGTCACCTCGATCGACAAGTTCCCGCGCATGACCGACTACGTCGTCCCCAAGGGCGTGCGCATCGCCGATGCCGACCGGGTCCGCCTCGGCGCGCACCTCGCCCAGGGCACCACCGTCATGCACGAGGGCTTCGTCAACTTCAACGCCGGCACGCTCGGGACCTCCATGGTCGAGGGCCGGATCTCCGCGGGCGTCGTGGTCGGCAACGGCTCCGACATCGGCGGCGGCGCCTCCACCATGGGCACCCTGTCCGGCGGCGGCAACGTGATCATCTCCATCGGCGAGCGCTGCCTGATCGGCGCCGAGGCGGGCGTGGGCATCGCGCTCGGCGACGAGTGCGTGGTCGAGGCCGGCCTGTACGTCACCGCGGGCACCCGGGTCACCATGCCCGACGGCCAGATCGTCAAGGCCCGTGAGCTGAACGGCGCCTCCAACATCCTCTTCCGCCGCAACTCGGTCACCGGTGCGGTCGAGGCCCGCCCGAACAACGCGGTCTGGGGCGGCCTGAACGACATCCTCCACAGTCACAACTGA
- the dapA gene encoding 4-hydroxy-tetrahydrodipicolinate synthase: MTTTPTTPRPFGRTLCAMITPFTEEGALDLDGARELAERLVAEGCDGLVLNGTTGESPTTTDAEKTELVAAVREAVGDSASLVTGVGTADTRHTVELARAAGKAGADGVLVVTPYYSRPPQEALEAHFRQVADASGLPVMLYDIPGRTGTRIEPQTMIRLAEHPRIVAVKDCSYDFLGTQKVLAHTDLAYYAGCDEHVLALYAVGAAGCVSTVANAVPGRIAAILDAFDAGDTARAAQLQLRATPLIEAMMAAGLPGTVTAKALLMALGRPAGPVRAPLLPADRDTTDELLTRYQELTTP; this comes from the coding sequence ATGACGACGACACCCACCACCCCGCGCCCCTTCGGCCGCACCCTCTGCGCGATGATCACGCCGTTCACCGAGGAGGGCGCCCTCGACCTGGACGGCGCCCGCGAGCTGGCCGAGCGGCTGGTGGCCGAGGGCTGCGACGGCCTGGTGCTGAACGGCACCACGGGCGAGTCGCCCACCACCACGGACGCGGAGAAGACGGAACTGGTCGCGGCCGTCCGGGAGGCCGTCGGCGACAGCGCGTCCCTGGTCACCGGGGTGGGCACGGCCGACACCCGGCACACCGTGGAACTGGCCCGCGCGGCCGGGAAGGCGGGCGCAGACGGGGTGCTGGTGGTGACGCCGTACTACAGCAGGCCCCCGCAGGAGGCGCTGGAGGCGCACTTCCGCCAGGTCGCCGACGCGAGCGGACTGCCCGTGATGCTGTACGACATCCCGGGCCGCACCGGCACCCGGATCGAGCCGCAGACGATGATCCGCCTCGCCGAACACCCGAGGATCGTCGCGGTGAAGGACTGCTCGTACGACTTCCTAGGCACCCAGAAGGTGCTGGCGCACACCGATCTCGCGTACTACGCGGGCTGCGACGAACACGTGCTGGCGCTGTACGCGGTCGGCGCCGCGGGCTGCGTCAGCACGGTCGCCAACGCCGTACCCGGCCGGATCGCCGCGATCCTCGACGCCTTCGACGCCGGCGACACCGCGCGGGCGGCGCAACTCCAGCTGCGGGCGACGCCGTTGATCGAGGCGATGATGGCCGCGGGCCTGCCCGGCACGGTCACCGCGAAGGCGCTCCTCATGGCCCTCGGCCGCCCCGCGGGCCCGGTACGCGCACCCCTGCTGCCCGCAGACCGCGACACGACCGACGAACTGCTGACCCGGTACCAGGAACTCACCACCCCCTGA
- a CDS encoding DUF3618 domain-containing protein, translated as MKHRTPHRTGAKGPDELRHQIEHARHQLGGTVAQLVGKADVKGRARVRAADLRDKAGAMTVQLRVSAAQAGHAVQGRAVQAGHAVQGRAAQAGHVVQGKAVHAGHVVQGKVAQAGHVAQGRAGHAGHAAQGRAAGVLVRLRRPAVLAGLASVAAVVAAGVARMRRR; from the coding sequence ATGAAGCACAGGACTCCGCATCGTACGGGGGCCAAGGGACCCGACGAGCTGCGGCACCAGATCGAGCACGCCAGGCACCAACTCGGGGGCACCGTGGCCCAGTTGGTCGGCAAGGCCGATGTGAAGGGGCGGGCCCGGGTGCGGGCCGCCGATCTGCGGGACAAGGCCGGCGCCATGACCGTGCAGCTGCGGGTCAGCGCCGCCCAGGCCGGGCACGCCGTGCAGGGCCGGGCCGTCCAGGCCGGTCATGCGGTGCAGGGCCGGGCTGCCCAGGCCGGGCATGTCGTGCAGGGCAAGGCCGTCCATGCCGGGCATGTCGTGCAGGGCAAGGTGGCTCAGGCGGGGCATGTGGCGCAGGGGCGGGCCGGGCACGCCGGGCATGCTGCGCAGGGCAGGGCCGCGGGCGTTCTGGTGCGGCTGCGGCGGCCGGCGGTGCTCGCGGGCCTGGCGAGCGTCGCCGCCGTGGTCGCCGCCGGTGTCGCGCGGATGAGGCGACGCTGA
- a CDS encoding ArsR/SmtB family transcription factor: MLDVTVIEDPEAAAVSLDPIRARLLAELAVEPASATMLAGKVGLPRQKVNYHLKALERHGLVELAGERRKGNVTERLMRATAASYVISPAALPGVQPDPDRFRDQLSARWLLALGARLVRDVGALITGAARARKGLATYALDGQVRFASAADRAAFVQELTAGVSALIRKYDAPDAEGGRDHRIVVALHPTVKAPALDQ; this comes from the coding sequence ATGCTGGACGTGACCGTGATCGAGGACCCCGAGGCGGCGGCCGTGTCGCTGGACCCCATCCGGGCCCGGCTGCTCGCCGAGCTCGCCGTCGAGCCCGCCTCGGCGACGATGCTGGCCGGCAAGGTCGGGCTGCCCCGGCAGAAGGTGAACTACCACCTCAAGGCGCTGGAGCGGCACGGCCTGGTCGAGCTGGCCGGGGAGCGGCGCAAGGGCAACGTCACCGAGCGGCTGATGCGGGCGACCGCCGCCTCGTACGTCATCTCGCCCGCCGCTCTGCCGGGCGTCCAGCCGGATCCGGATCGCTTTCGCGATCAGTTGTCCGCGCGGTGGCTGCTCGCGCTCGGCGCCCGGCTGGTGCGGGACGTCGGCGCGCTGATCACCGGCGCCGCGCGGGCCCGGAAGGGGCTGGCGACCTACGCGCTGGACGGGCAGGTCCGCTTCGCCTCCGCCGCCGACCGGGCGGCCTTCGTACAGGAGCTGACGGCGGGCGTGAGCGCGCTGATCCGCAAGTACGACGCCCCGGACGCCGAGGGCGGCCGCGACCACCGGATCGTCGTCGCCCTGCATCCCACGGTCAAGGCCCCCGCACTGGACCAGTGA
- a CDS encoding SRPBCC family protein, giving the protein MPEEFEIVREFEVDVPPEKVWEAVTTGTGGYLWPMDPPEPREGGRGPFGSTVTAWDPPHRYGSRSEDVGMPTQSVNQLDYTIESRDEGRRAWVRYVHSGIFTDDWNNQYDGASKHTNFYLHTLCEYLTHFAPRPVAFAQLNGPAASASPRALAAVARALGLADDAAAGAKVSVRGPGGPLDAVLDYRNPYFIGLRTDHALIRFFGRGHWGAPLGISVHDFAPDADAEANEAAWQDWLSGVFGRS; this is encoded by the coding sequence ATGCCCGAGGAATTCGAGATCGTCCGCGAGTTCGAGGTGGACGTCCCGCCCGAGAAGGTGTGGGAGGCCGTCACCACCGGCACCGGCGGCTACCTGTGGCCCATGGACCCGCCCGAGCCGCGCGAAGGCGGCAGGGGGCCCTTCGGGTCCACCGTCACCGCCTGGGATCCGCCGCACCGCTACGGCAGTCGCAGCGAGGACGTCGGCATGCCGACGCAGTCGGTCAACCAGCTCGACTACACCATCGAGTCCCGCGACGAGGGGCGCCGCGCCTGGGTGCGCTATGTGCACAGCGGCATCTTCACCGACGACTGGAACAACCAGTACGACGGCGCCAGCAAGCACACCAACTTCTACCTGCACACCCTGTGCGAGTACCTCACCCACTTCGCGCCCCGGCCGGTCGCCTTCGCCCAGCTGAACGGGCCCGCGGCCTCGGCGAGCCCGCGGGCGCTCGCCGCCGTCGCGCGCGCCCTCGGGCTTGCGGACGACGCGGCCGCCGGTGCCAAGGTGAGCGTCCGAGGGCCCGGCGGGCCCCTGGACGCCGTACTCGACTACCGCAACCCGTACTTCATCGGGCTGCGCACCGACCACGCCCTCATCCGCTTCTTCGGGCGGGGCCACTGGGGCGCCCCGCTCGGCATCAGCGTCCACGACTTCGCGCCGGACGCCGACGCCGAGGCGAACGAGGCCGCCTGGCAGGACTGGCTCAGCGGGGTGTTCGGCCGGTCCTGA
- a CDS encoding endonuclease/exonuclease/phosphatase family protein: MPSRSSARLAALTVAAVCSAASAVALTAPAHADSVRVHDIQGTTRISPFAGQKVTDVPGIVTATRTYGSSRGFWLQDPDADADPATSEGVFVFTGSTPKVAVGDAVTVTGTVSEYVPGGASSGNQSLTEITKPVITTVSTGNPVPAPVVIDEDSVPDAYTPQGDPAAGGSINNLPLDPSKYALDYYESLEGMNVQVADTRVVTATDPYSELWVTVKPHEHAGRRGGTVYGSYDSQNTGRLQIQSLGSTADFPKANVGDTLEGATTGPLDFNQYGGYTLVASRLGTLQSAGLERETTRRQSGRELAVATYNVENLDPSDTTFAQHASAIVNNLQAPDIVSLEEIQDDNGATDDGTVDASVTVNKLIDAIVAAGGPKYDWRSIDPVNDQDGGQPGGNIRQVFLFNPERVSFVDRAGGDSTTAVGVAKKNGKAELTASPGRIDPQNAAWKDSRKPLVGQFVFRGKTVFVIANHLVSKGGDQGLTSQYQPPTRSSEIQRHAQATEVNAFVKDILEVQRNANVIALGDMNDFEFSETAQILEGDGELWSAIKSLPRSERYTYDYQGNEQVLDQILISPAIRRGCDVEYDSVHINSEFNDQISDHDPQVLRFRP, encoded by the coding sequence TTGCCGAGCAGGTCTTCCGCGCGCCTCGCCGCGCTCACCGTCGCCGCCGTCTGCAGCGCGGCGTCCGCCGTCGCCCTGACCGCCCCCGCGCACGCCGACTCGGTGCGCGTCCACGACATCCAGGGCACGACCCGAATATCGCCGTTCGCCGGGCAGAAGGTGACGGACGTGCCCGGCATCGTCACGGCCACGCGCACGTACGGCTCCTCCAGAGGCTTCTGGCTCCAGGACCCGGATGCGGACGCCGACCCGGCCACCAGCGAGGGCGTCTTCGTCTTCACCGGCTCCACGCCGAAGGTGGCGGTCGGCGACGCGGTGACGGTGACCGGCACGGTCTCGGAGTACGTCCCGGGCGGCGCCTCCTCCGGCAACCAGTCCCTGACCGAGATCACCAAGCCGGTGATCACCACGGTCTCCACCGGCAATCCGGTCCCGGCGCCGGTCGTGATCGACGAGGACTCGGTGCCGGACGCGTACACCCCGCAGGGCGACCCCGCGGCCGGCGGCTCGATCAACAACCTCCCGCTGGACCCGTCGAAGTACGCCCTGGACTACTACGAGTCCCTTGAGGGCATGAACGTCCAGGTCGCCGACACCCGCGTGGTCACCGCCACCGACCCCTACAGCGAGCTGTGGGTCACGGTGAAGCCGCACGAGCACGCCGGCCGCCGAGGCGGCACGGTCTACGGCTCCTACGACTCCCAGAACACCGGCCGCCTCCAGATCCAGTCGCTGGGCTCCACCGCCGACTTCCCGAAGGCGAACGTCGGCGACACCCTGGAGGGCGCCACCACCGGCCCGCTCGACTTCAACCAGTACGGCGGCTACACCCTCGTCGCGAGCAGGCTCGGCACGCTGCAGAGCGCCGGCCTGGAACGCGAGACGACGCGGAGGCAGTCGGGCCGCGAGCTGGCGGTGGCCACCTACAACGTCGAGAACCTCGACCCCTCGGACACCACCTTCGCCCAGCACGCGTCCGCGATCGTGAACAACCTGCAGGCGCCGGACATCGTGTCCCTGGAGGAGATCCAGGACGACAACGGCGCCACGGACGACGGCACGGTCGACGCGAGCGTCACCGTGAACAAGCTGATCGACGCGATCGTCGCGGCGGGCGGCCCGAAGTACGACTGGCGCTCCATCGACCCGGTCAACGACCAGGACGGCGGCCAGCCGGGCGGCAACATCCGCCAGGTGTTCCTGTTCAACCCCGAGCGGGTGTCCTTCGTGGACCGCGCGGGCGGCGACTCCACCACCGCGGTCGGCGTCGCCAAGAAGAACGGCAAGGCCGAGCTGACAGCCTCCCCCGGCCGCATCGACCCGCAGAACGCCGCTTGGAAGGACAGCCGCAAGCCGCTGGTCGGCCAGTTCGTCTTCCGCGGCAAGACGGTCTTCGTGATCGCCAACCACCTGGTCTCCAAGGGCGGCGACCAGGGCCTGACCTCCCAGTACCAGCCGCCGACGCGCAGCTCGGAGATCCAGCGCCACGCGCAGGCCACCGAGGTGAACGCCTTCGTCAAGGACATCCTCGAAGTCCAGAGGAACGCGAACGTGATCGCGCTCGGCGACATGAACGACTTCGAGTTCTCCGAGACGGCGCAGATCCTCGAGGGCGACGGCGAACTGTGGTCGGCGATCAAGTCGCTGCCGAGGAGCGAGCGGTACACCTACGACTACCAGGGCAACGAGCAGGTCCTGGACCAGATCCTGATCAGCCCGGCGATCCGGCGCGGCTGCGACGTCGAGTACGACAGCGTGCACATCAACTCGGAGTTCAACGACCAGATCAGCGACCACGACCCGCAGGTGCTGCGCTTCCGCCCGTGA
- a CDS encoding alkaline phosphatase PhoX, whose translation MSLTRRDFARTSAIAGAGIALAGSVGALATAPNALAATDADGAGAESAHGGHGVGYGPLVPDPNGILALPAGFSYEIVTYSGRTRLESGEFTPSNHDGTAAFAGQRGATLLVNNHELKGPRANWAYPVPLTEGLVYDPAASGGCTVVEVRRDQVAEWVGIAGTSTNCAGGSTPWGTWLTCEETEDKAGQNGMTKDHGYVFEVDPEDHRANRDPKPIKAFGRYAHEAVVIDPKRGHAYLTEDAAGPNGLLYRWTPPEGFRHGRGKLRTLADDAGVLQAFKCFDSGGKFVDDLSRATRIGTVYGVDWVDVPDRDARQVSTRKQFADGRITRARKLEGMWWGDGGAYIVSSYAREESPVQHDGQVWFYDPARRTLTLKVLLGVNPDPAKDGAFDGPDNITVSPYGGLVIAEDGEGVQHLFGATESGRTYPIARNELNIGTEAEPEYSEFTGVTFSPDGRTLFANIQTPGIMLAITGPWKRQQR comes from the coding sequence ATGTCGCTCACCCGCAGGGACTTCGCCAGAACCTCCGCGATCGCCGGCGCCGGGATCGCCCTGGCGGGCAGCGTCGGCGCCCTCGCCACCGCGCCGAACGCCCTCGCCGCGACGGACGCCGACGGCGCCGGGGCGGAGTCGGCGCACGGGGGACACGGCGTCGGCTACGGTCCGCTGGTCCCGGACCCGAACGGCATCCTCGCCCTGCCCGCGGGCTTCAGCTACGAGATCGTCACCTACAGCGGCAGGACCAGGCTGGAGTCCGGCGAGTTCACGCCGTCCAACCACGACGGCACCGCCGCCTTCGCGGGACAGCGCGGCGCCACCCTCCTCGTCAACAACCACGAACTGAAGGGCCCGCGCGCCAACTGGGCGTACCCCGTGCCGCTCACCGAGGGCCTCGTCTACGACCCCGCCGCCTCCGGTGGCTGCACGGTCGTCGAGGTGCGCCGCGACCAGGTCGCCGAGTGGGTCGGCATCGCCGGCACCTCCACCAACTGCGCGGGCGGCTCCACTCCCTGGGGCACCTGGCTGACGTGCGAGGAGACCGAGGACAAGGCCGGCCAGAACGGCATGACCAAGGACCACGGCTACGTCTTCGAGGTCGACCCCGAGGACCACCGGGCCAACCGCGACCCCAAGCCGATCAAGGCCTTCGGCCGCTACGCCCACGAGGCGGTCGTCATCGACCCCAAGCGCGGGCACGCCTACCTCACCGAGGACGCGGCCGGCCCCAACGGCCTGCTCTACCGCTGGACCCCGCCGGAGGGCTTCCGGCACGGCCGGGGCAAGCTGCGCACCCTCGCCGACGACGCCGGTGTGCTCCAGGCCTTCAAGTGCTTCGACTCCGGCGGGAAGTTCGTGGACGACCTGTCCCGCGCCACCAGGATCGGCACCGTCTACGGCGTCGACTGGGTGGACGTCCCCGACCGCGACGCCCGGCAGGTCTCCACCCGCAAGCAGTTCGCCGACGGCCGGATCACCCGCGCCCGCAAGCTGGAGGGCATGTGGTGGGGCGACGGCGGCGCCTACATCGTCTCCTCCTACGCCCGCGAGGAGAGCCCCGTCCAGCACGACGGCCAGGTCTGGTTCTACGACCCGGCGCGCCGCACCCTCACCCTGAAGGTGCTGCTCGGCGTGAACCCGGACCCGGCGAAGGACGGCGCCTTCGACGGCCCGGACAACATCACCGTCTCCCCGTACGGCGGCCTCGTCATCGCCGAGGACGGCGAGGGCGTCCAGCATCTGTTCGGCGCCACCGAGAGCGGCCGCACCTACCCGATCGCCCGCAACGAGCTCAACATCGGCACCGAAGCGGAGCCGGAGTACAGCGAGTTCACCGGCGTCACCTTCTCGCCCGACGGCCGGACCCTGTTCGCCAACATCCAGACGCCCGGCATCATGCTCGCCATCACCGGCCCCTGGAAGCGGCAGCAGCGGTAG
- a CDS encoding TetR/AcrR family transcriptional regulator, with translation MTQVRPMRADARRNYERLLKVAAEAFAEHGEKASLDDIAKRAGVGSGTLYRHFPTRQALLEAAYVDRIEALGARAEELAGQLPPGEALMEWLNELCVATIQVRGMKALLGSAVTDGSSAALTACGTTVKGAAARLVEAARAEGALRADVEPIDVLRLAHGVATASELANGQGREIRRYLTLLVEGLRG, from the coding sequence ATGACGCAGGTCAGGCCCATGCGCGCGGACGCTCGGCGCAACTACGAGCGGTTGCTGAAGGTGGCGGCGGAGGCCTTCGCCGAGCATGGGGAGAAGGCGTCACTCGACGACATCGCCAAGCGGGCGGGCGTCGGCTCCGGCACGCTCTACCGGCACTTCCCGACCCGGCAGGCGCTGCTGGAGGCGGCGTACGTGGACCGCATCGAGGCGCTGGGGGCGCGCGCGGAGGAGCTGGCGGGGCAACTGCCGCCCGGCGAGGCCCTGATGGAGTGGCTGAACGAGCTGTGCGTCGCCACGATCCAGGTGCGGGGAATGAAGGCGCTGCTGGGTTCGGCGGTCACGGACGGCAGTTCGGCCGCGCTGACGGCGTGCGGGACGACGGTGAAGGGCGCGGCCGCGAGGCTGGTCGAGGCGGCGCGGGCGGAGGGGGCGCTGCGGGCCGACGTCGAGCCGATCGACGTGCTGCGGCTCGCCCACGGGGTCGCCACGGCATCCGAACTCGCGAACGGGCAGGGACGGGAGATCCGGCGGTATCTGACCCTGCTGGTGGAGGGGCTGCGGGGCTAG
- a CDS encoding LacI family DNA-binding transcriptional regulator, with product MGRRRPGTPTLEEVAARAGVGRGTVSRVINNAAGVKESTRRAVQQAIAELGYVPNLAARSLAGSRADAVALVMTEPDWRQFAEPFFSEIVSSLGDGLADTGIQLLLTLVRSGAERRRLLEYARGGRVDGVLLMSVHADDPLPDMLAEARVPTVLLGRRSGDEHVSYVDADNVGGARSAVSHLLERGRTAIATITGPSDMYVAQCRLRGYREALAAAGLHGKPSWIAEGDFTRESGRLAMARLIERHPEIDGVLAASDTTAAGALQALRAAGRRVPEDVAVVGFDDFPLAEQTVPPLTTVRQPLQEIGRAMVRLLLEEIEEPSLAWRHVILRTELVVRESA from the coding sequence ATGGGCAGGCGACGCCCTGGCACGCCGACGCTGGAGGAGGTGGCCGCTCGCGCCGGAGTGGGGCGGGGCACCGTCTCCCGCGTCATCAACAACGCGGCGGGCGTGAAGGAGTCGACCCGTCGTGCCGTGCAGCAGGCCATCGCGGAGCTGGGGTATGTGCCCAATCTGGCGGCCCGTTCCCTGGCCGGGAGCAGGGCCGACGCGGTGGCACTGGTGATGACCGAGCCGGACTGGCGGCAGTTCGCCGAGCCCTTCTTCTCCGAGATCGTCAGCTCGCTCGGGGACGGGCTGGCCGACACCGGGATCCAGTTGCTGCTGACGCTGGTGCGGTCCGGCGCCGAGCGGCGGCGCCTGCTGGAGTACGCGCGCGGGGGCCGGGTGGACGGGGTGCTGCTGATGTCCGTGCACGCCGACGATCCGCTGCCCGACATGCTCGCCGAGGCCCGCGTGCCCACCGTGCTGCTCGGGCGCCGCTCCGGCGACGAGCACGTCAGCTACGTCGACGCGGACAACGTCGGCGGCGCCCGCAGCGCCGTCTCCCACCTGCTGGAACGCGGCCGGACGGCGATCGCCACCATCACCGGGCCGTCCGACATGTACGTCGCCCAGTGCCGGCTGCGCGGCTACCGCGAGGCGCTGGCGGCGGCCGGGCTGCACGGCAAGCCGTCCTGGATCGCCGAGGGTGACTTCACACGGGAGAGCGGGCGGCTGGCGATGGCGCGGCTCATCGAGCGGCACCCGGAGATCGACGGGGTGCTCGCCGCGTCGGACACCACGGCGGCCGGTGCGCTGCAGGCGCTGCGGGCGGCGGGGCGGCGGGTGCCCGAGGACGTGGCCGTGGTCGGTTTCGACGACTTCCCGCTGGCAGAGCAGACCGTGCCGCCGCTGACGACGGTGCGTCAGCCGCTGCAGGAGATCGGCCGGGCCATGGTCCGGCTGCTCCTGGAGGAGATCGAGGAACCCTCACTGGCCTGGCGGCATGTCATTCTGCGCACGGAACTGGTGGTGCGCGAGTCGGCCTGA
- a CDS encoding GH12 family glycosyl hydrolase domain-containing protein, which produces MRTSQHHVRGASALFAALLTVLAALAALLTTASAAQADTTVCDQFGSTTVQGRYVVQNNRWGTSDTQCISATDSGFRITQADGSVPTNGAPKSYPSIYNGCHYTNCSPGTNLPAQLSGISSAPTSISYTYVSNAVYDAAYDIWLDPTARKDGVNKTEIMVWFNHVGSVQPVGSQVGTVTVAGRQWQVWSGNNGSNDVLSFVAPSAITSWSFDVMDFVRQAVSRGLAQSSWYLTSVQAGFEPWQNGAGLAVSSFSSAVNTGGTTPADPGTSACKVTYGTNVWTGGFTADVTVANTGSTAVNGWKAGFTLPSGQQITSAWGATVSPSSGAVTATSLSYNGQLAPGGQTSFGFQGTYSGAFAKPAAFTVNGTACTVA; this is translated from the coding sequence ATGCGCACGTCACAGCACCATGTCCGTGGAGCCAGTGCCCTGTTCGCGGCGCTGCTCACCGTCCTCGCCGCCCTGGCGGCGCTCCTGACCACCGCCTCGGCCGCACAGGCCGACACGACGGTCTGCGATCAGTTCGGGTCGACCACGGTCCAGGGCCGTTATGTCGTCCAGAACAACCGCTGGGGCACCAGCGACACCCAGTGCATCAGCGCCACCGACTCCGGCTTCCGCATCACCCAGGCCGACGGCTCGGTGCCGACGAACGGGGCGCCGAAGTCGTACCCGTCGATCTACAACGGCTGCCACTACACCAACTGCTCACCGGGCACCAACCTCCCGGCGCAGCTCAGCGGCATCTCCAGCGCCCCGACGTCGATCTCGTACACGTACGTGAGCAACGCCGTGTACGACGCGGCGTACGACATCTGGCTCGACCCGACCGCCCGCAAGGACGGCGTGAACAAGACCGAGATCATGGTCTGGTTCAACCACGTCGGCTCGGTCCAGCCGGTCGGCTCGCAGGTCGGCACCGTCACCGTCGCCGGGCGCCAGTGGCAGGTGTGGTCCGGCAACAACGGCTCCAACGACGTGCTGTCGTTCGTCGCCCCGTCGGCCATCACCAGCTGGTCCTTCGACGTCATGGACTTCGTGCGCCAGGCGGTCTCCCGCGGACTGGCCCAGAGCAGCTGGTACCTGACGAGCGTTCAGGCCGGCTTCGAACCCTGGCAGAACGGCGCCGGACTCGCCGTGTCGTCGTTCTCCTCGGCAGTCAACACCGGCGGCACCACCCCGGCCGACCCCGGCACGTCGGCCTGCAAGGTGACGTACGGGACGAACGTCTGGACCGGCGGCTTCACCGCCGACGTCACCGTGGCCAACACCGGCAGCACGGCGGTGAACGGCTGGAAGGCCGGGTTCACGCTGCCCTCCGGCCAGCAGATCACCAGCGCCTGGGGCGCCACCGTGTCGCCGTCCTCGGGGGCGGTCACCGCGACCAGCCTCTCCTACAACGGGCAGCTCGCGCCCGGTGGTCAGACGTCCTTCGGGTTCCAGGGCACCTACTCCGGCGCCTTCGCCAAGCCTGCCGCCTTCACCGTGAACGGCACCGCCTGCACCGTCGCGTGA